One region of Trachemys scripta elegans isolate TJP31775 chromosome 8, CAS_Tse_1.0, whole genome shotgun sequence genomic DNA includes:
- the SIMC1 gene encoding SUMO-interacting motif-containing protein 1 isoform X4, translated as MAEGVIRLSDSGSEGGRSPPRRKRRRLPQRRAEIIDLTGEDVCSEAAVQDDFTVIDLTEVEEEHPADFMQCASPPSLPALVDIKRERKEVADQGLGAPWDGAHEETKGTHLEGYFSPVSSCTHSVCDPELSSSTTTINSDLGSLASLLLDSDVFSFSPTSSNSSSASLDCSAAESRSTCQQREDPEHLPTSPAQSQSPGLSSCPPASTPRAPAQPLLETSNSVLTAVKQEPPEPAKPRPVNKAWLHKLRYFRRTPVHHLFLQGVVQDEESRQNAQLRAQPIPSRKLSMVSTTMEENFPKGTLQFLMDFVSCHHYPPKEIVSHVIRNILLSSETGEMLKDAYMLLMKIQMLHPATTTMVGWDWELLRYVMEEQEETLPGRFLFLQYVVQTLEDDFQLNLRLRFLQKSIAKEVLSCDRCFSNVKEVIEWLVAAVTGLGFSQPRKQQQKAPCPSESSRADCSISSPGPDSAQTDSETGQAEAVLPAFLSQKVVVLLQRMLSIAVEVDRSPNCSANKIADVIFPYLVNIPLRSQRQPITSYFPDPLWIQLGLREPG; from the exons ATGGCCGAGGGCGTCATCCGCCTCAGCGACTCGGGCTCGGAGGGCGGCCGCTCCCCGCCCCGCCGGAAGAGGCGGCGGTTGCCCCAGCGACGCGCG gAGATCATTGATCTAACCGGGGAGGACGTGTGTTCGGAAGCGGCAGTGCAGGATGACTTCACTGTGATTGACTTGACCGAAGTGGAGGAGGAGCATCCAGCCGACTTCATGCAGTGTGCTTCGCCTCCCAGCCTCCCCGCCCTCGTGGACATAAAGCGTGAAAGGAAAGAGGTGGCAGACCAAGGCCTTGGGGCCCCGTGGGACGGAGCCCACGAAGAGACAAAGGGGACCCACTTGGAAGGCTACTTCTCCCCCGTCTCCAGCTGCACGCACTCTGTCTGTGACCCCGagctcagcagcagcaccaccactaTTAACAGTGACCTGGGCTCCTTGGCCAGCCTCCTGCTGGACTCGGACGTGTTCTCCTTCTCGCCAACCAGCAGCAATAGCAGCAGCGCATCCTTGGACTGCTCCGCCGCAGAATCTCGCAGTACCTGCCAGCAAAGGGAAGACCCGGAAcacctccccacctcccctgctcAGAGTCAGTCCCCAGGTCTCTCCAGCTGCCCCCCAGCAAGcacccccagggctccagcgCAGCCTTTGCTGGAGACCAGTAACTCAGTGCTGACTGCAGTGAAGCAGGAGCCCCCCGAGCCAGCCAAACCACGGCCTGTCAATAAGGCCTGGCTGCATAAACTGCGGTACTTCAGGAGGACTCCGGTGCATCACCTTTTCCTCCAGGGAGTGGTGCAGGATGAGGAATCCCGCCAG AATGCACAGCTGAGGGCACAGCCCATCCCCAGCAGAAAATTGAGCATGGTATCTACCACCATGGAGGAGAACTTCCCCAAGGGGACCCTGCAGTTCCTAATGGACTTCGTGTCCTGCCACCATTACCCTCCAAAGGAGATTGTGTCCCATGTGATCAGGAATATCCTGCTGAGCTCAGAGACTGGGGAGATGCTGAAGGATGCCTACATGCTGCTGATGAAAATTCAAAT GCTTCATCCGGCTACCACCACAATGGTGGGATGGGACTGGGAGCTGCTACGGTATGTCATGGAAGAGCAG GAGGAGACGCTCCCAGGGCGCTTTCTGTTCCTGCAGTACGTGGTGCAGACCCTGGAGGATGATTTCCAGCTGAACCTGAGACTGCGCTTTCTGCAGAAATCCATTGCCAAGGAGGTGCTTTCCTGTGACCGGTGCTTCAGCAACGTCAA GGAGGTGATTGAGTGGCTGGTTGCTGCCGTTACTGGACTTGGATTTTCCCAGCCccgaaagcagcagcagaaagcacCATGTCCATCAGAGTCATCAAGGGCTGACTGTAGCATCTCCTCACCTGGGCCAGACTCAGCACAGACCGACAGTGAAACTGGGCAAGCAGAGGCCGTCCTACCGGCTTTCCTTTCCCAAAA GGTGGTGGTGCTTCTCCAGAGGATGCTGTCCATAGCCGTAGAGGTGGACAGGTCTCCCAACTGCAGCGCCAATAAGATTGCCGACGTGATATTTCCGTACT